GAAGGTTTGAATCGAACCAAAGTGGAATTGAAACGGTGCAAACCACGTCGGCGCGCCTGTGCCGCCTGAGGTATGGCGTTCTCAAGATCACGCTGGAAAATGGAGTGGTGTATAACAACACTCTTCCATGTGTCGATGGCATATCGGTATCGCATGCGCGCCGCCGAGTTCTTCCCCTGCTTGCTTCGTAGTCTTGCCTCGACGAGAGCCTTCTTCGCCTTTTGGATTTCTCGAAGGAACGATGCATCGGGTTGTCGCACTGCTATCTTTCCCCTTGCTCCCGGCCAGTTCCGTTCTCAGCAAGGCTGCATTGGTCGGACGTGTCAGTTTCCCTTCCTCAAGCAAGTACTGGAGAATTGTAATGAATCTATGGCGAAATCTCAACAATGCCTAACCCACTTCTGATCCAAACGGACGATGTTCTGACAACAAAAGTGATGGGGCGCAAACCCCCTTGCACATGCCTTATGGTAGTAAGCCCTGATCGCTCACAGAAAAGTCGCCGTTATGAAGTTGGTGCCCCATAAGTCTGCGATGATGAAGCCCGGCCACGAATCTCGCCGAGTTTTTTGCTGAAGGCCCGAATCGAGCAAAATAATCAGCCCAGCAAATCCAGAGACTGATCATTGCCAATCGGTCGCCATTCTTGGGCCACAAGCTCATTGCACGGAGGATATTCAGTTGCTTCTCACGTCCCTTCTTGTTACTGTTATACAGAATTGACCCTTCCTCAATTCTGGGATTTACCATAAACATGGGCCGGTGATTTCCCCAATCTCTGGCGAATGTCTGCTTTCGAATGATTGTATCTGCTGAAGGTGATCGGATGTTAAACCACTTCGATACCTATAGTCCCGATGTATGTAACCTCCTTGTGGTAACCTCTTACTTCTCTGCCGTGAGAGCATAATATGGAAGTTGCACTACTCATTATTTTCATCATCATTCTTGTCCTTGCGAAACTGGGATCATCGACAGGGTCTCGGAAGACAAGACACACCAATACAACCTCGTTTTCACAGCCCTCTAAGCCTCTGCCACAGAAACAAGCCAGAACCCGGCAACCGGTAATTTCATGGATAAGGAAAGATGAAGAAGTCATAGTCTCAGGCTACAGAATACGGGGCGGCCTTTTCTACACTGGCCATGCATACGAGAACAGTTCTTGGAGTGCATCCATTGAGCCTTCAATGATCGATTGGGATCTTCCGGTTCATCCACCCTCCGTTGATGTGCTGCCAAGAGACCTTGGCTACTGGCCTTCGTACAATCGTATTGCGCCTGAGGATAGAGCAATGTATCTCGCATGGCTTGCCGGTGGTCGCTCAGATCCTTCGATAAGTATTGGCTATGTTTTTCTCTTTTTCTACGGGTTGGAGCGCCGGCTGCTTGTGGACGCTAAGACTTCGGAACAGGCCAAGGCCGAAGCACCTGCTATTATTGCTGAAGTGGAGAGGCTCACTGAATTGTACGGAGAGAATTCTTCTTTTCACAGCTATGCCTCAAAGTTTGCAGAGGTATGCCAGTATCTCTACATGCCCGAAAGCACTCAAATCCGGCCGCCGGAGAAGGCGTGGACTTCTGGATATCCATTATCGCTCAAGACAGCCCTCTCTGAATTTGCAATGGACAACAAACCCATTCCGCCGGAATGGGCGCTCTCCTGGCTTGAGAACTCTCTTGAGTTCTATCCTCGTACACCTGCGCGCCGATGTCGCGCTGAGTTCATAAGACTTTTCCAGATACGCTATCGGTCGGAGTTTGGCGCTGGCTTGATCATCAAGCCCAACAAGACGCCACTCAGATTTGAGTACCGACCTGCAAGCTCCGCATTTCAAGCACCGGTTGTGTTGGAGGCAAAGGACGCGCCAGACATTACGGCGCTCAAATGGCCGCTTATCAAATTGAAAGAGATAGCTGAGAAGTGCACTGATGAACTCGATGCTTACAGCCGATATCTCGGAAAGAACGCGGAACCAACTTTGTCCGCCCTTGGACTTCTTCCTGCCGAGTTACTCGCCGGGTCGCAGGCCCCTCAACTCCTTCGGCTCAGAGCGTGGCTCGCCTCATCACTCGGAAATGAGACGCTCACGGTGGTCGAAGCAAAGACCCTCCTCGAAATTTTCTCGCTGCTCAATCAAGCAAAGTTTCAGAAATCAGATGCCTTAACGATTGCTCAACTGCTTGCTAAACTCGGCTATGGCCTTGAGCCGGACCCACGGTTCACATCAGACCCAATCGAAACAGACGGGAAATGCGTTCTCTTCAAAGCGGAGGGTGTCCTTCCGTCAGCACCAACAGAGGCCTACAAAACGGCATCGTTGATCATGCGTCTTTGTGCCACCGTGGTTTCGGCAGACGGGACAGTTACCCCCGCTGAAGAGCAAATCCTGGAACGACATATTGAATCTGTCCTTGACCTGTCCACCCCCGAGCGTGAGAGGTTGAGTGCCTACTTGCAATGGCTGATGCGTGTATCTCCCGACCTTACCGGGCTGAAGAAGCGACTCTCAACGTGGTCCATTCCACAACGACAATCAGCAGTCCGGCTCATGCTGCTTGTTGCGAATGCGGACAACCGGATAGACCCGGCCGAGGTGAAGATTCTCACGAGAATATACAAGCTCCTTGAGCTTGATCCGGACACTCTCTTCTCGGACCTCCACGCTGCGCAAACACGACCGGACGAATTGCCCGCGACAATTCTCCAGCCTGATACTGAATCGTCAGGTCGCTCGATTCCAAAACCGTCAGTTGTATCAAAGTCAGGCCGGCCATCCGGCGTTGCCCTCAGTGTTGAGGCAATCGAGCGGACGTTACGGGAAACTCACCAGGTTCAACAACTGCTTGCGTCTGTGTTCGTCGAAGAGGAAGTGGACCGTGTCAGTATGCCTGCTCCAGCGCGTACATCCGCAGAAAGAAAATCAGTGCTCGGACTGGACCCGACACATTCATCAC
The genomic region above belongs to Bacteroidota bacterium and contains:
- a CDS encoding TerB N-terminal domain-containing protein, giving the protein MEVALLIIFIIILVLAKLGSSTGSRKTRHTNTTSFSQPSKPLPQKQARTRQPVISWIRKDEEVIVSGYRIRGGLFYTGHAYENSSWSASIEPSMIDWDLPVHPPSVDVLPRDLGYWPSYNRIAPEDRAMYLAWLAGGRSDPSISIGYVFLFFYGLERRLLVDAKTSEQAKAEAPAIIAEVERLTELYGENSSFHSYASKFAEVCQYLYMPESTQIRPPEKAWTSGYPLSLKTALSEFAMDNKPIPPEWALSWLENSLEFYPRTPARRCRAEFIRLFQIRYRSEFGAGLIIKPNKTPLRFEYRPASSAFQAPVVLEAKDAPDITALKWPLIKLKEIAEKCTDELDAYSRYLGKNAEPTLSALGLLPAELLAGSQAPQLLRLRAWLASSLGNETLTVVEAKTLLEIFSLLNQAKFQKSDALTIAQLLAKLGYGLEPDPRFTSDPIETDGKCVLFKAEGVLPSAPTEAYKTASLIMRLCATVVSADGTVTPAEEQILERHIESVLDLSTPERERLSAYLQWLMRVSPDLTGLKKRLSTWSIPQRQSAVRLMLLVANADNRIDPAEVKILTRIYKLLELDPDTLFSDLHAAQTRPDELPATILQPDTESSGRSIPKPSVVSKSGRPSGVALSVEAIERTLRETHQVQQLLASVFVEEEVDRVSMPAPARTSAERKSVLGLDPTHSSLLTRLLMKSDWSRDDLESLCSEYHVLPDGAIETINTAAIEKHGDLLFDLSDSLQLNQDIAKEVHA